The Paenibacillus sp. BIC5C1 DNA segment CACAAGCCAGTCTGCTCCAGCTTCATGGGCTTTGGTCAATACAGCCTGTGCATATTCTGGATTGTGCTTAAATCCATCGAAGAAATGCTCTGCATCAAAAATGACTTCCATACTGTTTTGTTTCAGATAAGCAATGGAGTCGTAGATCATGGACAGGTTTTCTTCCAAAGTGGTCTGCAAAGCAGTGTGCACGTGGAAATCCCACGACTTGCCTACCAGAGTCGCTGCCTGAGCACCGGATTCGATCATGCGCTTCAAGTTGGCATCTTCACTGGCGATGCTGCCTTTACGACGTGTACTGCCAAAAGCGACAACCTTCGCGTTCAGATTCAGTTCCTTAACTCTTTTGAAAAACTCAATGTCCTTGGTGTTGCTGCCTGGAATTCCGCCTTCAATATAATGAGCACCCAGGTCATCGAGCTTCTTGGCAATTTTGAGCTTGTCATCTGCCGATAAGCTGACTCCCTCCCCTTGTGTGCCGTCACGTAAAGTCGTATCGAAGATGGAGATGGCCTTTGACATGAAGATCCTCCTTTAAGATGAAGCGCTTTTTTGGAAAGTTTAATGGTGTGTTTAAAAAACATATTAGAATGTTGGTGACGAATCCTTCGATTCTGTACCGCTACACTGTATTAAATTCAAAGTGTAGATTTGTCCTAAAATCGTGAATTTGTATAATTAATTATTATAGCACCATTATCGCCAAATGCTACATCGAATTCACCATTTGGTGTAACAAATGATGGATTGTAGAGTAAAGTGAGCTGTAAACGTAGTCTTGTAATATGTTATGCTTCATCTAAATACAAGTATTCCAGGATCGAACATGGCTTCAAATTTTGTCTTTATAAATGGAGGGGAAAGAATGAGCTTTGTTTGGGAGAATATAATTATTTCACTCATTATAATCGCTATTATCGTTGTTGCCGTGTGGGGTATCATTCGATCGATCGTAAAGGCTCTCCGAAAATAAGGCGACATAAATGATTTTTACATAAGGGATTTTGATATAATAGAGTAGAGATAACATTTAACGGAATTGTGTATACGAAAGGGCGGTGGTGGATCATGTCTTCAGACCAGACGCATAACAACATAAATGTAGATCGATATTATCCTACCGCCGGTCGAGTGATTTTGCATGTCGATATGAATGCTTTTTATTGCTCTGTACATGAAGCCGAGGAACCGGAATTATATAGAGGAAAAGCGACGGCCGTTGCTGGCAGTAGTGAAGTGCGCAAAGGTGTCATAGTAACTTGTTCATACACAGCTCGAAGAAGAGGTATTTCTACAGGCATGGTTGTTCATCAAGCATTGAAGAAATGTCCTGACTTAATTGTGATTCGTCCGGATTTTCATTTATATCGTCGGTATTCGAAAGAATTCATGAAAATAGCTTACAGTTATACACCGCTGCTTGAAGCGACCTCAATCGATGAGTGTTATCTCGATATTACGGGGTCCAGACAGTTCGGTACACCGCTGGAAATTGCGGAAAGTATTCAGAATAGAATCCGGGATGAGCTGGGAATGCCTTGTTCAATCGGAATTGCCCCAAACAAACTGCTTGCCAAAATGGCTTCTGATTTGAAAAAACCTAATGGCATTTCGATTTTGAGGATGAGGGATGTACCTCAAATATTGTGGCATAGACCTTGTAACGAGATGTTTGGGATCGGCAAAAAGACAGCGGAAAAGCTGAAGAAACTGGGTATTGAAACCATAGGACAGCTGGCCAAATCAGACGAACGGATGTTAACCGATGTGTTTGGAATTAATGGCTCCTGGTTAAAAAATTCAGCAAACGGCATTAATGATTCAGCAGTTCAGGCTGAACGTGAAGCGAACAAATCGATTGGACACACGACAACATTACCTGCGGATATATCTGAAATGGATGATGTACATCGGGTGTTACTGAATATAAGTGACCAGGTTGCAAGACGATTGCGCAAACACGAAATGCTCAGTCAAGGCATTCAGATTACGATTCGTACACCGGATATGAAGACAATTACGAGATCGCGGATGATGGAGGTGCCTACTGAAGATTCCTCGATCATATACCGGGAGGCCTGTGCTTTATTTGCAAAACATTGGGGCGGCGGGAAGCCTGTTCGTATGTTGGGTGTGACCCTTCAAACCCTAATTCCACGTGAGGAGTCGGCGATACAGCTTGATCTGTTTGAATATGAGCAGAAGCCGAAGAAGGAAAATCTGATTCGCATCATGGATCAGTTACGTGACAAATTTGGCGAAAATGCTGTCGTTACTGCTGGCATGCTGGGGGATGATCCTTCCGTATTACTGCGCAATCATAAAGTCCGAGGAACATCGCTGCAAAAAGATAATTTGCAAAGTCTCGATTAAATAGGGCATAATGGAGTCTTGAGGCTGTTAAAATTATTTGTAATAACTCTTACTTTGTATTAATATGTTTCTAGATAAAAATACTGTACGTTTTTGAATAATAGGAGGAGAGATTGGTAATGAGTAAATTTACTTGGGTAGAAAAAGATACATGTATTGCGTGCGGAGCATGTGGAGCAACGGCGCCAGACATTTATGATTATGATGATGAAGGTTTGGCAGAAGTAATCTTCGATGGAGATGCCAACCAAGGGATCAAAGCAATTCCGGATGACTTGTTCGACGACATGCAGGATGCTTGTGACGGCTGCCCTACGGACTCCATTAAAGTTGCGGATGAACCTTTCAACAAAGAAGGTTAATTCCTTTCATATGAACATACAAAAGCACATTCTTCTGTCTTTGGGACAGTGGGGTGTGCTTTTTTTGTCGAATATTGAGGTTTAGATCCGGGTACTCAAGTCCTATGGATTTCTTGTCATCATTTGCCGATATATATATAAACGGAAAAAGGCGAAATGATGGAGGATCGGATGCAAAATACTCACCTACGAACATATGTAAAGAAACATCCCGATAATAAAATGGCCTGGTATTTACTCGGTAAGGAATATTTGGCTGAAGGGCAGGAAGCCAAAGCGAACTATTGTTTTCAACAGGCGGGTGAAGTCTACGAGGCTTTCGAGCGAAGCAAGGCACCGGCAGATATATGGGTGGATTATCAGGAGAAGCTGGTTGAGATGGCTGAGCAAAAGGAGAAAAAACATCGTGTTCGCAAGATGTGGCTCACCCTGCTGATGCTGCTTGTACTGGCAGGATTACCACCTGCGGATGCTCCTGGTTTCAATCGTGATGCAGCCGAGGCTTTGGCTTCAGCTTTGGAATCGACGGACGATTCCATGGATAACGAGTCAGGGAATAACCCGAAGGGAGACTTGGCTCTTGTTGCAAACTCCAATGTGTTTACAGCTGGAGCATTCGGTGGAGGCAACCAGGGGGAGGCTGCACTTGCAGCTGCATGGTCGGGTTCTGGTGCGAAAGTGCAGACATCGGCTGTGCTTGGAATGGAGGTCGCAGATAACTGGACATTATGGAAGCGAAACATGGAGGTGAAATATATCGTTCAGACGAACAGCAGTGGCAAATTAACGGCACAGAGTTATGATGCCAAACAGTGTAACTGTGAACCACCGGAAGTATCACCGGAGATCAAACGCCTGGCACAAGCCTGGACAGTCAAACAGGAATCCGCGGCAGCTCTGTCGAGTGCAATGATTACATATAAGAAACGAAACGGAAACTGGCCGAAAAGTGTTGCGCAACTTGCCCAGCCATTTCCAAATAATATTCTGGGTGAAACTGCACCTGGCATGACCGGGATGTTTCCGGCACTACTAGCCATGCATCAACAAGGGCAAATGGGAATAGGAAAAAACACAGCTAAGGGAACACATGAAGGTTCAGATTTGCCGGAAGGCAAAAACGCTGCATTTGTGGATACGTTAGGCGGAAAGCCTTTTTTGCAGGATCGGCTTGAGATCATCGTGGACAAGAGCAGACACAAGCTTGCACTGATTAGTGGCGACACCATTATTCGAAATTACGAGGTGGGGCTTGGGGGAGATCGCACTCCAGAGGGTTCGTTTGTCATTTCAGACAAAGTTGTAAATCCCAATGGTCGTTCCAATGGCGAATTTGGAAGTAGGGGCATGCAGCTATCGGACACGAATTATGCCATCCATGGGACCAACGAGCCAAACAGTATCGGGCTGGATGAATCCCTTGGATGTGTGAGAATGAATACTGAAGATGTGGAAGAGCTATTTGCTCTTGCTCCTCAGGGAACTCCGGTACGCATCGGGAAAGATCTGCTGCCAGAGCCAGCTATGGTTCCAGAAGCGAAGGATCGCTACCGGTACACACTTGTTCCCAAGCAAAATAATCCGAATAAGACGTATCATTGGTTGAATTAAACGATAAACCAAATGATTCAGACCGAAGAGAACGTAAAATCCGTGCTGGATTGGTATGTAGATGCAGAAACAGTCGATTGAATCATTTACAGGTTGGCGATAATAATAAGCGCACCAATGATAATGATCAGTCCACCGACGCTGGCTGCGGTCCAGATAATGGCTTTCCGGTTGACTTCATCTTTCTTTTGCTGCAAAGTAGGTGGTTTGCGTTTGGGAGCCATGGGCTGTTCCTCCTTCATGGAATAAGGCTATATAGATGTAGCCATGCTCCCATTGTAAAGAATTCAACTCGCCATTTCCAGTAGGCGGGTGGATTTCTTGTGAGCATTTTGCATAATAGGATTCCTTCTGTCTATGCTCAAACTACTTTCCTTTTGAAGAAGAAACGGATAGACTTGTGTATAGAGTGTTTTTTTACATATGAAAAAGACGGAAAGCATTTTTTCAGCGTACCGGACCAGAACGGAGTGAGTGATTTGTTATACAGAAGTCTTGCTAAACCTTTGTTGTTCAAAATGGACCCTGAGCAGGCCCATCATCTAATTATCGGTGGCCTCAGTGGAATGGGGAGTATTCGCCCGGTTCCTTCCGGTTTGCGTGTCATGTATGGCGTGCGTGAAACATCGGATCTGGCTGTGGATATGTTTGGATGTCATTTCCCTACACCTGTAGGACTTGCGGCTGGTTTGGATAAAAACGGACAGGCTGTAACGGGCTTTTCTTCCATCGGGTTTGGCTTCATGGAAGTGGGCACAGTCACACCGCTTGCACAGCCAGGTAACGACCAGCCAAGGTTATTCCGCCTGCCTCCCGATGAGGCATTGGTGAACCGGATGGGCTTCAATAACCTTGGAGCCGAAGCGATGGCGGGTGAATTGGCACGCCTCACAGAGCGCCGTATTCCAGTGGCCGTAAATATAGGTAAAAATAAGGCGACACCGAATGAAGAAGCGCATTTGGATTATGCGAAATGCATTCGGGCGCTATACGATTATGCGGACCTGTTTGTGGTGAATATCAGTTCACCAAATACACCGGATTTGCGTAATCTGCAACATGGGAATGAATTGAAGGAATTGCTTGCTGCAGTGATGGATGAGATGGAGACACAGCGCAAAAGAGCGGGTGGTTCCGTTAAGTCGGTCTTGGTCAAAATCGCACCTGATGTGAATGACCAGGAGCTTGAATATATGGTGAGCACCATTGCAGATAGTGGAGTTGCCGGAATCATCGCAACAAATACCACGATTAGCCGGGAAGGTCTGTCCCATCAGCATGCCAAAGAGACAGGCGGACTAAGTGGCAAGCCGCTGCGTGACCGTTCAACGGAAATCATTCGCCAAATTTATCGCCAGACCGAAGGCAAACTGCCAATCATCGGATCGGGGGGCATTTTCACAAGTGAAGATGCTTACGAAAAGATTAAAGCAGGTGCCAGCCTGGTGGAAATATATACGGCATTGATCTATGAAGGACCTGAAGTGAACCGGCGCATTCATGCCGGACTGCGTGAATTGCTGCGCAAAGACGGTTATAGTCATATTTCGGAAGCTGTCGGTGCGGAGCATCGTTAAGCAATGTTTCGGAGTTCCCCGGATTGAAAATTAGAAGCGTGGAAGAGGGCAATGTCGCACGGGACTCTTCCCCCCGCTTAACATCATGTATAATGGATAAGAACAGGGGAAGCTATAGAGACAGGAGGCATAAGCATGGACGGTAGAGACTGGGGTACATTTTTACTTCCTTATGAACAAGCGGTAGAGGAATTGAAAGTTAAGTTTAAAACGATGCGGGCGGAGCTTAAGAAAAGGGAAGAATACGCCCCGATCGAATTTGTTACCGGTCGTGTCAAAAAAATATCCAGCATTCTGGAGAAATCCAGACGCCTGAATGTGCCGCTTGATCAGGTGGAAACAGGCATTGAGGATATTGCAGGTATCCGCATTATGTGCCAGTTTGTGGATGATATTCGGCGGGTAGCCGAGTATATTCGTGGTCGTAAGGATTTGACGGTATTAATTGAAAAAGATTATATCACCAATTTCAAAGAGAGCGGCTACCGCAGTTTCCATATGATTATTGAGTATCCTGTTCAGACGGCTCTTGGGCAGAAGAATGTGCTGGCCGAGATTCAGATTCGGACGCTGGCGATGAACTTCTGGGCCACGATCGAGCACTCCCTAAGCTACAAGTTCCGGGAGAGTCTGCCGGATGATATGCGTGCACGATTGAAAAAGACGGCGGAAGCCGCTTTTGTACTCGATAATGAGATGTCGGCGATCCGTCTGCAAATTCTGGAGGCGCAAAAGGCCTTTGAAGATGACTCCAATATTGTATCAAGAACGTTGAACATCATACATCAATTGTACTTCTACCACCTTGTGAACGAAGCGATAGATGCACAAAAGCGTTTCAATGACTGCTGGGAGCGTCATGATATGGAAGGGTTAAAAGACCTTCTGGATGATGTGAAAGCACTTCTGAATGCGGCTAGAAAGGGCGAAAACCCGGATGAGCAGCTATGAGCCGCTGTATGTTGACTATCTAATCTACTTCAACCGCGATCAGGACTACTTTGAATGCCATGAGGTATTGGAAGAACTGTGGCTTGAACGGGATCGGGATTCTCTGTACAAAGGATTGCTGCAGATTGCAGTGGGATTGTATCATTTCAGGAATCATAACCTTCGCGGAGGACGCATGATGTTACAGAGTTCAGTAGATCTGTTAAAGTCATATCCGGAAACTTCGCGAGGCATTGCCCTTGGGCCGTTGGTGCATGAAGTACAGGAGCTGGTTCATGGGCTTTCGGGTCCTGAGCCGCAGAATTTTCCTTACAGAGACTTGTATATTCAGATTCAGGATGAGGTGCTTGTACAGGAGGTTCGAGAACGTGCTCTTGAACTGAAGCCTAATGTTCCCCAACGCCGAAGCCCTACACGTGGACGAATCTATGAAGAGAAGATGAAGGCAATGCAGCAGGAGCAGGGTTTGCAGAGCGAGTAAACTTGTAAAGGAAAGTCATCATCCGCTTCATTTATTAACATACTGTCAGACATATGATTTATAAAAAAACACCCCGACTGTTCCTCTAGAGGAATGGGCCGGGGTGTTCGGTATTAAAGGACATCATTAAAAGTTAGGAATAACTCAGGAGCTTGTCCATGCAATGGACAATATAATCCATGCGGGTCCATCAAATCCGCAAAGGGAAGATACGATTAGCTTGCTGATGGAGTAGCACTGCCTTTATATTTCTCGAAAAATTGCTTGTAGTCATCCAGGGTATAACCGTTGTCACTGCCATTTTCCTGAAGCCCGCCAACCATGCGGTCTTTCTCAACACCATCTTGATAATATACCAGAGTTGGTGTGTACTCAATGTTATAATCAGTCCAACCGGAATCGAATTCACGCAGATTGAACTGTGGTAGTTGAATGCCTTCCTCATCGACCAGTGGCATCAACTGAGGTGTAGTCGCACGGCAGTGTGAGCAGTCGGAGGCAAAGAAATAGACAAAGAAGCTGTCTTTGTTATCAATTCTGGCTTTCAGATCGTCAGGCAAAATAATTTGTTGGTAGTTCGGATCGTTCAGCAGTTCGCGTGTTGCAGGATTAAGCTTGGAGGCGGCGATGCCATAAGCATTCCCCACGGCGTCCATTTGTTTCTTGGATTGCTGGTTCACCAGGACAAGTGCTGCAATCAAAACGACGAAAATACCCAGGAAAATAAGGATCGCAGCGCTTTTCTTTTTCTTCTTGGATTTCATTAAGACATCCCCCATCGATCATATCGGAATATAGTTTTGGCAAAAATACGGGATGGGATAATATGCATAAACACCCGAATTTTTGCACATCAATCAATCTACTTGCCATTATACTACATTACACGCTGTAGTGGAATAGATACGATATGATAGGAAAGCAAAGCTTGGATATGATAAAATAAAACGATATTGCAATCTTACCAAGACAGGATGAGTGGGAATATGGGTGTAAAGTTACCTTTGATATTTGCTGAGCGAATGGAAAGTTTGCTGGGTGATGAGTTCGAACAATTTATGAAATCGTATGAACAGTCTCCCCATGCGGGATTGAGAGTGAATACGCTGAAAATATCGATGGAACAATTCGATGGGATTGCTCCGTTTGATCTAAGACCTATTCCTTGGTGTGAGACAGGGTTCTATGTACCTCATGGTGTTAAACCGGGGCTGCACTCTTATTATCATGCAGGCCTGTATTATATACAGGAACCAAGTGCAATGGCTCCAGTTGAATTATTACAGGTGGAGCCTGGAGATCGTGTGCTTGATCTGTGTGCTGCTCCGGGAGGGAAAACGACACAGATTGCTGCAAAGTTGCAAGGTAAGGGGGTGCTTGTCACCAACGATATCCATGCTGAACGCACAAAAGCGCTGGCCAAGAACGTGGAATTGTACGGGGTGAGGAACGCTGTTGTTTTGAATGAGTCACCCGAGCGGATCGCGAACGCATTTCCTCATTATTTTGACAAAGTATTAATTGATGCGCCTTGTTCAGGTGAAGGTATGTTCCGCAAAGATGAGGACATGGTGAAATCGTGGGAACATCATTCGGTGGAAAAATGTGTACTCATGCAGCGCGATATCCTTGAGACTGCGGCACGATTGCTGGCTCCGGGAGGTACAATTGTATATTCAACCTGTACCTTTGCGCCGGAGGAAAATGAAGCGATGATTGCGGAGTTTCTGAATGTAAACCGTGATTTCGTTGTCAGGGACATTTCTGAAGAGACAGGATTTGCTCCAGGGCGTCCGGAATGGGTGCGTCAGATGATGCCTGAGAAGGCCGATGAGACTAAAGATGTGCTGGATCAAACACGTGGTACCGCAAGATTGTGGCCACACCTTCTAGAAGGAGAGGGGCATTATGTCGCTGTATTACAGCATCGTGCAGGGCAAGGATTGGAAACAGATCAACTAGGAGTAGTTAAAGAAGGAGCAATGGAGTATGGACAGGTCGGGGATGTGTCCAGGATTGAAGTAGAGGGGAACAAGGATCACTCTATTGCTGCTTCTTCAATTGCTATGACCAAGGCTGATCGTAAAAAGGAACGTCTGTTGCGAATCGAATCCAGAGAGTCCCATGACAGACAGGCTGGTGGCAGCAAGAATCCGGGTAGACCGAGCAAAAAAGGTAAAGATCACGGTGGACGTAAATCGGAACGGGGTCAGGGACGCGGAGCTGATCCGGCAAGTATGGATCCGGTTGGGATCTACACTTTGTTTATGAAAGAACAATTAGAGATGGAGTTAACCGGAGAAACGGTATGTTACGGAGATCGTGTGTATCAATCATCGGTTGGCGCAGCACGGCTGGAGGGACTGAAAGTCATTCGTCCAGGCTGGTTTATGGGTACCGTGAAGAATGGGCGATTTGTGCCCTCTCATCCGCTTGCATGTGCTTTGAATGCAGCTGAAGCCCAGAGATCCGTTAACCTTTCTTCAGCAGAGGGTGAAGCAGTAAGGTATCTCAAAGGAGAAACGTTGAACATCGAAGAAGCACGAGTTGAACGTCAAGCAGATACGGCGGCCAAAGGTTATGTGTTGGTGTGTGTGGACGGTTTTGCGGCTGGCTGGGGGAAATGGCTGGATGGTGTACTGAAAAATGAATATCCGGCAGGCTGGAGGTGGACATCGGTATGAGTGGAAAAGGCAAACAAACGCTGCGTCTGGATAAAATATTGAGCCATATGGGCGTGGGGTCACGAAGTGAACTCAAAAAGATGGTGAAGCAGGGCAGAATCCGTGTGGACGGGAAACCGGTGAAAGACAGCGGCGTGCAGGTTAATCCGGACATAAACGTAATTGAAGCTGACGGAGAGCGGATTGTGTATCGGGAAATGATCTATCTGATGCTGCACAAACCACCTGGCGTGGTGTCGGCAACTGAAGATAATCGAGATAAAACGGTGATTGATCTGCTGCGTAAAGAGGAGCGTGTCTTTGATCCATTCCCAGTAGGACGACTCGACAAAGATACTGAGGGCCTGCTCATTCTTACCAATGATGGCCCACTTGCCCATGATCTATTATCCCCGCGTAAACATGTGCCCAAGACGTATGAAGCCCGTGTACTGGGGAACGTTGATGAAGAAGACATCGAAAAATTCAAAGCCGGCATTCAGCTGGATGATGGATATGAGACTTTGCCTGCGGAACTGACTGTGCTGGATCGTGAGGAAACGGAAGAGGGCGTGTTTTCCTCCATCTCATTGATCATTCATGAGGGCAAGTTCCATCAGGTGAAAAGAATGTTCCAGGCCGTAGGCAAACGCGTGGTTTATTTGAAACGTGTTGCCATGGGTGACCTGGAGCTGGATGCCAATCTGGAAATTGGCAGTTATCGCGAATTAACCGCTAACGAGTTAGATCGTCTGCGGAAGTAACAGTTCCCGTCCTTCGCGAAGCGAAGCAGGAAGTCTGGGCAGAAGGTGAAGCCCTGCCCGTAATGGTTCCGCTTGAGCTTGGGCGGGACCGGCGCTGTCAAGCGGCAGACCCGGCAACCAAGCGCTCCCACATCGACCGTCACATAGCAAGATCCTAACCTGCCGCCGGTAAACGAGACGGGAGTCCAGAGGGCAGAGCCCTCTGGGGCCCTCCCTCGGAAGG contains these protein-coding regions:
- a CDS encoding ferredoxin, which translates into the protein MSKFTWVEKDTCIACGACGATAPDIYDYDDEGLAEVIFDGDANQGIKAIPDDLFDDMQDACDGCPTDSIKVADEPFNKEG
- a CDS encoding thioredoxin family protein — protein: MKSKKKKKSAAILIFLGIFVVLIAALVLVNQQSKKQMDAVGNAYGIAASKLNPATRELLNDPNYQQIILPDDLKARIDNKDSFFVYFFASDCSHCRATTPQLMPLVDEEGIQLPQFNLREFDSGWTDYNIEYTPTLVYYQDGVEKDRMVGGLQENGSDNGYTLDDYKQFFEKYKGSATPSAS
- a CDS encoding RsmB/NOP family class I SAM-dependent RNA methyltransferase, whose translation is MGVKLPLIFAERMESLLGDEFEQFMKSYEQSPHAGLRVNTLKISMEQFDGIAPFDLRPIPWCETGFYVPHGVKPGLHSYYHAGLYYIQEPSAMAPVELLQVEPGDRVLDLCAAPGGKTTQIAAKLQGKGVLVTNDIHAERTKALAKNVELYGVRNAVVLNESPERIANAFPHYFDKVLIDAPCSGEGMFRKDEDMVKSWEHHSVEKCVLMQRDILETAARLLAPGGTIVYSTCTFAPEENEAMIAEFLNVNRDFVVRDISEETGFAPGRPEWVRQMMPEKADETKDVLDQTRGTARLWPHLLEGEGHYVAVLQHRAGQGLETDQLGVVKEGAMEYGQVGDVSRIEVEGNKDHSIAASSIAMTKADRKKERLLRIESRESHDRQAGGSKNPGRPSKKGKDHGGRKSERGQGRGADPASMDPVGIYTLFMKEQLEMELTGETVCYGDRVYQSSVGAARLEGLKVIRPGWFMGTVKNGRFVPSHPLACALNAAEAQRSVNLSSAEGEAVRYLKGETLNIEEARVERQADTAAKGYVLVCVDGFAAGWGKWLDGVLKNEYPAGWRWTSV
- a CDS encoding L,D-transpeptidase codes for the protein MQNTHLRTYVKKHPDNKMAWYLLGKEYLAEGQEAKANYCFQQAGEVYEAFERSKAPADIWVDYQEKLVEMAEQKEKKHRVRKMWLTLLMLLVLAGLPPADAPGFNRDAAEALASALESTDDSMDNESGNNPKGDLALVANSNVFTAGAFGGGNQGEAALAAAWSGSGAKVQTSAVLGMEVADNWTLWKRNMEVKYIVQTNSSGKLTAQSYDAKQCNCEPPEVSPEIKRLAQAWTVKQESAAALSSAMITYKKRNGNWPKSVAQLAQPFPNNILGETAPGMTGMFPALLAMHQQGQMGIGKNTAKGTHEGSDLPEGKNAAFVDTLGGKPFLQDRLEIIVDKSRHKLALISGDTIIRNYEVGLGGDRTPEGSFVISDKVVNPNGRSNGEFGSRGMQLSDTNYAIHGTNEPNSIGLDESLGCVRMNTEDVEELFALAPQGTPVRIGKDLLPEPAMVPEAKDRYRYTLVPKQNNPNKTYHWLN
- a CDS encoding GTP pyrophosphokinase, which translates into the protein MDGRDWGTFLLPYEQAVEELKVKFKTMRAELKKREEYAPIEFVTGRVKKISSILEKSRRLNVPLDQVETGIEDIAGIRIMCQFVDDIRRVAEYIRGRKDLTVLIEKDYITNFKESGYRSFHMIIEYPVQTALGQKNVLAEIQIRTLAMNFWATIEHSLSYKFRESLPDDMRARLKKTAEAAFVLDNEMSAIRLQILEAQKAFEDDSNIVSRTLNIIHQLYFYHLVNEAIDAQKRFNDCWERHDMEGLKDLLDDVKALLNAARKGENPDEQL
- a CDS encoding quinone-dependent dihydroorotate dehydrogenase, which translates into the protein MLYRSLAKPLLFKMDPEQAHHLIIGGLSGMGSIRPVPSGLRVMYGVRETSDLAVDMFGCHFPTPVGLAAGLDKNGQAVTGFSSIGFGFMEVGTVTPLAQPGNDQPRLFRLPPDEALVNRMGFNNLGAEAMAGELARLTERRIPVAVNIGKNKATPNEEAHLDYAKCIRALYDYADLFVVNISSPNTPDLRNLQHGNELKELLAAVMDEMETQRKRAGGSVKSVLVKIAPDVNDQELEYMVSTIADSGVAGIIATNTTISREGLSHQHAKETGGLSGKPLRDRSTEIIRQIYRQTEGKLPIIGSGGIFTSEDAYEKIKAGASLVEIYTALIYEGPEVNRRIHAGLRELLRKDGYSHISEAVGAEHR
- a CDS encoding DNA polymerase IV → MSSDQTHNNINVDRYYPTAGRVILHVDMNAFYCSVHEAEEPELYRGKATAVAGSSEVRKGVIVTCSYTARRRGISTGMVVHQALKKCPDLIVIRPDFHLYRRYSKEFMKIAYSYTPLLEATSIDECYLDITGSRQFGTPLEIAESIQNRIRDELGMPCSIGIAPNKLLAKMASDLKKPNGISILRMRDVPQILWHRPCNEMFGIGKKTAEKLKKLGIETIGQLAKSDERMLTDVFGINGSWLKNSANGINDSAVQAEREANKSIGHTTTLPADISEMDDVHRVLLNISDQVARRLRKHEMLSQGIQITIRTPDMKTITRSRMMEVPTEDSSIIYREACALFAKHWGGGKPVRMLGVTLQTLIPREESAIQLDLFEYEQKPKKENLIRIMDQLRDKFGENAVVTAGMLGDDPSVLLRNHKVRGTSLQKDNLQSLD
- a CDS encoding DUF309 domain-containing protein, which translates into the protein MSSYEPLYVDYLIYFNRDQDYFECHEVLEELWLERDRDSLYKGLLQIAVGLYHFRNHNLRGGRMMLQSSVDLLKSYPETSRGIALGPLVHEVQELVHGLSGPEPQNFPYRDLYIQIQDEVLVQEVRERALELKPNVPQRRSPTRGRIYEEKMKAMQQEQGLQSE
- a CDS encoding pseudouridine synthase, encoding MSGKGKQTLRLDKILSHMGVGSRSELKKMVKQGRIRVDGKPVKDSGVQVNPDINVIEADGERIVYREMIYLMLHKPPGVVSATEDNRDKTVIDLLRKEERVFDPFPVGRLDKDTEGLLILTNDGPLAHDLLSPRKHVPKTYEARVLGNVDEEDIEKFKAGIQLDDGYETLPAELTVLDREETEEGVFSSISLIIHEGKFHQVKRMFQAVGKRVVYLKRVAMGDLELDANLEIGSYRELTANELDRLRK